The Hevea brasiliensis isolate MT/VB/25A 57/8 chromosome 1, ASM3005281v1, whole genome shotgun sequence DNA segment TATAGTAGcaattaattatatgaattttCATATGATAGACTCTTCACATATTACAACAACTAGACTCTTCACATGCTATAACATCAATTATACTCTTCACACATTAACTCAAGCACATAAATCTACCTttattgatatttaaattttatatttccaaCAATAACAATGGTTCAACAAATATTCTCTAAAGGTAGGGGTGGCAAATGGGTCACCTGAAGTAGATTTGAAATCATGAATCATACAGACATAACAAATTGGTCACCTCTAACtagttataagaaaaaaaaaaataataacaataagatgcttttctttctttttattaaaaaaaaaatcctaatatGCCAGAAGTATACAACACATAGCAGACTGCAATTAATAGCTTATATAATTTAGCTCAGGCAACAAAATAGAGTTTTCATTTTTACCTAACATATGTTGAAAGAAACTTGGCACGTCCATACTCTGCAAACTGCACAAATTGATCCAGGTAAACTTACTAAATCGTACAATTAATAGTTTAACATCAAACACAAATTTAATGGCACATTCAAGATCATCTACTCGGCACCAAGAACAAAATGATATTTGATCATATAGAAGAACTATTTAATCCGCAATAATcacctttaattgaaattttccATCAAGAAAGATAATATCATCCTTGAAATGCTTGTATATGTTCTAACGTTTATCTGAAAATACAGGCATCACAAATGGAAAGTGGCTCAGATATATACACCTTTAACCTATGAACAAGTCAAGGCTTAGTAACAAGGTTTAAAATCAGTAAAATTATATTTTGCGAATGATAAACTTAGTAGTATGTATTagtgtatttaattattttttttttaatataagcaATTGATTTTATTAATGAAGAGGTCAGAAAAAATTTAGCATGAATCTCTCGGTTAAACCCCAGCCAATAGGTTTTTTCGAAAAAATAAACTTAGAGAGATGCATGTTAAGGGAAAAAAGGAGATACAAAGCAACAAGAACACCAAAAGCCAACAGCAGAACAGAACAAAATAAACAAGAAAAAGGGGTACCAGCAAAAAAGCCTGCAAACTAATGAAAAAGTGGACCAACAACAACAAAATAAAGAAGCCAAAGACAAAAGGGTTATAAACATCCGATCcattgaataattaattaatgggTGACTATTGCATCCATTAATGAAGACAATAATAATCTCCATTGATAAGAAATAAAATTGAATGCAATTGATACAGGACAATTAATAGCAACAATTTTCATCGTATCCTAAAAATTTGGAGACTATTTCGATAATCCCCAGCAAATACTCACATTGTTCATGTTCGTCTACCAATCCTTTCGCAATGCCTAAGGAGATCTCCTTTCTGGTTGGCCAATCCACTGTTGATCTCGCATTTCCTGCTTTGTTATCCATGTTGGTAATTAAGACCATAAAATCTATAGCAGCTTATTTACCAGCACATATTGGTATTGTTGGTATAGCAAATGTGGAtgcaaaataaagtaaaatatgcAAGCTAAATAATCCAAAATGGATAGAATATATAAGGTGGATTAATGGTGAAATTTTAATATGTAACCATTATGTGTATAACGGATAGATTTTGACCATTAATTATGATAAGAGTCGCCATAATCATTGCTATGATAAAATGTTGTACATATAACAGTTGTATTGAGTAATTTCAGGTTAACTAGGACGACCTTGAAACCTAATACCTTAAATGTGGGCTTTACCATTGGTTCGCCAATGTGGAAACTTTAATAACTTAAGATAAAGGCCATACCATGTAAATGAGATCTTAAGGATTTGTCCTCTGGAACGAACTCAAAAACAAGTAGTTTATTGCCTCCTTCATTGCAGTATCCAATCAGCTTAACAAGATTGTTGTGATGGACGCTAATGCAAATGGCTTTCATTTTCTCGAACGCATCTTCTTGCTTTCGAGGCAAAAATTTCTTGACTGTCACTGTTTCATGATTTAGGTATCCCTTAAAAACTTGATCCAAACTACCCTTGCCAAGAAGATTAtttttggagaaaccttcagtcgCCATTGGTAGTTGTTGATAAGTAAATATCATCGGCTTGTGAATTTGAAGCCTCTCAATGCCACTCGATGAAGTTTCTGCAATAATGTTGTCGAAATCaatagtagtttttttttttttttgggataaatgaaggaaaaggaaatttaaaaaaaataaaacttaagataattaattttaatgcgtaacttttttttttttagtctgcaCTCATTTTTTATTTGAGTAAAGACAAAGAATTAAGATTTTGAAAAGTATGTCATAgttgccataaaatggacctttattTATAGTACTGCGTCGCATTTGTTTATCAATCTTCTCAATCCATAAATTCTTTTCAAGCTTAGCTCCTTCAAGAAATCGAACAATCTACATGGCATTGCAATGGTAAAAAGATTATGAGCCAACTATATATGTAGTCTTTCAATCTTTGAATACTATCTTTGACAAacattaataacaaaatatagCCAATTAATTGTTGATATTTTACCTCTCTCATTGATGGACGAAACTCTGGAGGGTTATGTTTTTGCAATTTGACATTTACAAAGTCCTTATAATCTCCTTTCAAAGCCTGCATAATTCGAGTCTTTGCCTGCAGGATTgtgataaaagggaaaagaaattcattattttctttttcatcatcAAAATTAAGCTTTAATTTTCAACCATATTTCCAGACGTATACTatgttgaaaaaaataatttgcaATTTCCTATATGTCTAGGTTCATTTGTCTTTTGGTTTTTTCTAGgtgattaaatataatttatttaatagttCAAAGTATGTGTCTTTTTGAGTTTGTTAGTTGGTTCATGAATGGATATTAATTTAGGTTCATGTAACTAGATTTAAAGGGTTGCCTAAACTCCTATATATATCCTTTGTACTTGAAAGTTGGAAAGTCTGAAATACAAAATAGTATTTTCTCTCCTCTTTCTTTTGTAacaaagtggtatcagagcctctctTCTTAAACAATTTGAAAAATGACTAACAGTTGTCTTCTTTCTTTTCAATTCCCTTGCCTTACAAAAGAAAATTATGAGAGTTTGTGTATTCATATGAAAGCCTTACTTGGCTCACAAGATGTGTGCGATATTGTTGATAAAGGCTTCACTCCATCCGAAGATGAAGAGTATCATTATCTCAAAATGAGAAGGTTGCTTTAGCAAAAGCAAGGAAGAAGGATCAACAAACTCTTACTCTCACCCATCAAGGTTTGGATGAATCTATGTTCTTGAAAGTGGCTGATGCCACTAATGCAAAGCAAGCTTGGGAGATGTTGACCCCATGAGCTCagaggagcatagattttgatgataacaaaactcaactagaattaaACTAAATTTGCTTTAAGTGTTGTgattttctaagtgtaaagaaAAAGATTCATGAAGTTGATGATGAACTTGTGCTTTAAAGAAAAGATGACATTTCAagataacacaagacgaatcaaAAACAAAGAAGACAAAGAAAGAAAAGGTTATCTTTTCAAGCTACATTGAAGATCAAAATAAAGCTACATAGTTTAGAAATTAGTTTAAACTttttaggattgcttgtgaaaagaattaagGCATAAAagtcaatgatacttatttttaattcctcaaattttTATCCTAAGTTTTCAGAACTTGTTTTGAATTATTAATGGCCTAAAAGTATTTTagtatgatttggtgtaaagttttaaatttttcaaagttatgcaggaaagctttcctggtatgctaattgGTTTGCTACTTTTCTTGGCatactaactggtttgctaactgACTCAAATCTACACAACATGAcaaaaaaggacaaaataactgCTAATAGCACATGTGCAAATTCTGTAGTTTGAAGAATTTTAAATCTTCTCAACAACCTTAACAGCATGTAAGATATAAGCATATTCTTTGGGAGGCTTATAGCTTATCCACAGATTTTGTAGCTGATTAGTTTCAAACTTTTCTCTATAATTCAAACTTTTCTCTGTAACTAATTTTCCTTGCTTTTAGCACTTGTAACCTTATAAGAGCTTTTGCTCtcatattaataatatataagaaaaaaaCGTTACTGCATATTTtatcatggtatcagagcaggagtTCTGAAGTTCAACAACAAAGAATGTCAAACCATTCAAACAACAATACCATCAACGCATCTGCTACTGATGGAGCTACTACGACTTCATCACCTTACTTGCTGCAGCCAAGTAACAATCCAGGACTATCCTTAGTCACATGTCTGCTGAAAGAGGATAATTACTCCACATGGCATAGAGCTATAACGAATGCTCTATTGGCAAAAACCAACATTGGTTTTGTTGATGGAAGTTTGCCTCGTCCGTAGCCCAACTCACCTGATGAAGCTGCATGGATCAAAAATAATTGAATGGTGATTTCTTGGCTTTTCAATTCATTGCATCCTTCACTTCAC contains these protein-coding regions:
- the LOC110650901 gene encoding lysM domain receptor-like kinase 3, with the translated sequence MQALKGDYKDFVNVKLQKHNPPEFRPSMREIVRFLEGAKLEKNLWIEKIDKQMRRSTINKETSSSGIERLQIHKPMIFTYQQLPMATEGFSKNNLLGKGSLDQVFKGYLNHETVTVKKFLPRKQEDAFEKMKAICISVHHNNLVKLIGYCNEGGNKLLVFEFVPEDKSLRSHLHGMAFILSY